From Ipomoea triloba cultivar NCNSP0323 chromosome 5, ASM357664v1, the proteins below share one genomic window:
- the LOC116020394 gene encoding uncharacterized protein LOC116020394 produces the protein MEEADTQVEEVDALEEADVLEEADTQVEEADALEETDAQVEEANALEEATDALEECGRMEQLLPPVLHATTPQPAAPFTLPRSHNSSILHLRSADSHPIRTRPSPLSPLARHSVTPEPEQKNTGRQAGSPFDSQRAEPSQKLSVPTPQLDMRRAESSRQHVTALNTQFARLLI, from the exons ATGGAGGAGGCGGACACACAAGTGGAGGAGgtggacgcacttgaggaggcggatgTACTTGAGGAGGCGGATACACAAgtggaggaggcggacgcacttgaggagacAGACGCACAAGTGGAGGAGGCGAACGCGCTTGAGGAGGCGACAGACGCACTTGAGGAGTGTGGACGCATGGAGCAG CTTCTGCCTCCAGTCCTCCACGCGACCACGCCCCAGCCAGCAGCTCCATTTACGCTCCCTCGTTCTCACAactcttcaattcttcatctaAGATCCGCAGATTCCCATCCCATTAGAACTCGTCCATCACCACTGTCGCCCCTAGCCCGGCACTCCGTCACTCCAG AACCAGAACAAAAGAATACTGGCAGGCAAGCAGGGTCACCTTTTGATTCTCAAAGGGCAGAACCATCCCAGAAGCTGTCAGTGCCAACTCCGCAGTTGGATATGCGACGGGCTGAATCATCTAGACAGCATGTGACGGCTCTCAATACTCAGTTTGCGAG
- the LOC116020395 gene encoding monocopper oxidase-like protein SKU5: MALFGALLRVAICKALLFFSVCFAADQVVNYELEYKYIIASPLGVPQQVIAVNGKFPGPVINVTTNEYVVVNVRNKLDEDLLVTWPGLHMLQTSWQDGVLGTNCPIPSKWNWTYQFQVKDQIGSFFYFPSLKMQRASGGFGSFIITNRPVISLPFGFPDGDIVVFIGDWYTRNHTALRDDLDNGKKLGRPDGVLINGKGPYRYNSSLVPDGIDYETINVNPGKTYRVRVHNVGVSTSLNFRIQNHNLLLVETEGTYTSQQNFTSLDIHVGQSYTFLVTMDQNASTDYYIVASVRFVNESVWQKVTGVAVLHYSNSKGKATGPIPDPPNDVYDKSYSMNQALSIRQNVSASGARPNPQGSFRYGSVNVTDAYILRSIRPGVIGGELRATYNGLSFDHPKTPIRLADLFHVPREYKLDFPHNPVDRPPRKGKSIINGTYKGFIEIILQNNDTNVQSFHMDGYSFFVVGMGYGEWAENSRGSYNRWDAISRCTTQVFAGGWTAILAYLDNVGVWNLRTENLDRWYLGQETYIRITNPEDTDNKTEDPAPDNVLYCGALAYKQKAQKTSSATTLLGSSEPYLSLLLLFFAILYIL; the protein is encoded by the exons atggcgtTGTTTGGCGCTTTGCTTCGGGTTGCCATTTGCAAAGCTTTGCTCTTTTTCAGTGTATGCTTCGCCGCCGACCAAGTAGTCAACTACGAGCTGGAATACAAGTACATCATCGCCTCTCCGCTCGGTGTTCCTCAGCAG GTAATTGCAGTTAATGGGAAATTTCCAGGTCCTGTTATTAATGTTACAACTAATGAGTATGTTGTGGTGAATGTGAGGAACAAATTGGATGAGGACCTTCTTGTTACCTG GCCTGGACTTCATATGCTGCAAACATCGTGGCAAGATGGTGTTCTGGGAACCAATTGCCCTATCCCTTCAAAGTGGAACTGGACTTACCAGTTTCAGGTGAAGGACCAGATAGGGAGTTTCTTCTACTTTCCTTCGCTTAAGATGCAGAGAGCATCGGGGGGTTTTGGTTCGTTCATCATCACGAACCGTCCTGTAATTTCTCTTCCTTTTGGTTTTCCTGATGGAGATATTGTCGTCTTTATTGGTGACTGGTATACCCGAAATCACACG GCTTTGCGAGATGATCTTGATAATGGAAAAAAGCTGGGAAGGCCTGATGGCGTTCTTATTAACGGCAAGGGACCCTACAGATACAATTCTTCACTTGTTCCGGATGGCATTGATTATGAAACAATTAATGTTAATCCAG GCAAGACGTATCGAGTTCGTGTGCACAATGTTGGAGTTTCAACCTCGTTGAACTTCCGGATTCAGAACCATAATTTACTTCTTGTAGAGACAGAGGGAACTTATACTTCACAGCAGAACTTCACCAGCTTAGATATCCATGTTGGGCAATCCTACACTTTTTTGGTTACAATGGATCAGAATGCAAGTACTGATTACTACATTGTTGCAAGCGTTAGGTTTGTAAATGAATCGGTTTGGCAGAAGGTAACCGGGGTTGCTGTTTTGCACTATTCTAACTCGAAAGGAAAGGCAACTGGTCCTATCCCGGATCCACCCAATGATGTGTACGACAAATCGTATTCTATGAATCAGGCCTTGAGCATCAG GCAAAATGTATCTGCTAGTGGTGCTCGTCCAAATCCTCAAGGATCTTTCCGTTATGGCTCTGTTAATGTCACTGATGCTTACATTTTAAGGAGCATCCGGCCTGGCGTTATTGGTGGAGAACTGCGAGCTACATACAATGGGCTATCTTTTGATCATCCAAAGACTCCAATTAGGCTTGCAGATTTGTTCCATGTGCCAAGGGAGTACAAGCTTGATTTTCCACATAATCCAGTGGACAGACCACCTAGGAAGGGCAAATCAATCATCAATGGTACATACAAGGGGTTCATAGAAATCATATTGCAGAACAATGATACCAATGTCCAGAGCTTTCACATGGATGGTTATTCGTTCTTCGTGGTTGG GATGGGTTATGGAGAATGGGCTGAGAACAGCCGGGGTTCGTATAATAGATGGGATGCAATATCTCGCTGCACTACACAG GTTTTTGCTGGAGGATGGACAGCAATCTTGGCATATCTTGACAACGTTGGTGTTTGGAACCTTAGAACAGAAAACCTTGACAGATGGTATCTAGGCCAGGAAACTTATATTAGAATTACCAACCCTGAAGACACTGACAACAAAACCGAAGATCCTGCACCAGACAATGTTCTTTATTGTGGAGCTCTTGCATATAAGCAAAA GGCACAAAAAACATCATCTGCTACAACCTTGCTGGGAAGCTCTGAGCCATATCTGTCACTGTTATTGCTGTTCTTTGCCATCCTTTACATTCTTTAA